A single Phragmites australis chromosome 4, lpPhrAust1.1, whole genome shotgun sequence DNA region contains:
- the LOC133916613 gene encoding probable UDP-3-O-acyl-N-acetylglucosamine deacetylase 1, mitochondrial: MSAAARALKSVSRAAFSWKQTGRPQQTLAAAVSRSGVGLHSGAHATATLLPAHAGEGRYFVVEGRDDARVAAEVGNAEAQSLLCTTLRWGGGGGGGPRVRTVEHLLSAMEALGVDNCRVEVSGGDEIPLLDGSAQEWVEAIQSAGLCAAEDSSGQKLEKLSPEIHEPAYLQRDDCFVAAFPSSQIHITYGIDFPKVPAIGCQWFSTFLDANIYSSKIAPARTFCIFEEAEKMRGAGLIKGGSVENAMVCSISDGWLNPPLRFKDEPCRHKILDLIGDFSLLAQNGNQGFPIAHIVAYKAGHALHTNFLSRLLGKITVDQEKLDGKC; encoded by the exons ATGTCCGCCGCAGCTCGAGCCCTCAAGTCCGTCTCCCGCGCCGCCTTCTCCTGGAAGCAG ACGGGGCGACCGCAGCAAACGCTGGCTGCGGCGGTGAGCAGGTCGGGCGTGGGGCTCCACTCGGGCGCGCACGCCACCGCCACTCTGCTCCCGGCGCACGCCGGCGAGGGGAGGTACTTCGTTGTGGAGGGAAGGGATGATGCGAgggtggcggcggaggtgggGAACGCCGAGGCGCAGTCGCTGCTCTGCACGACGCTTCGGtggggtggcggtggcggcggcggcccgcgGGTGCGCACGGTGGAGCACCTGCTCTCGGCGATGGAGGCGCTCGGTGTGGACAACTGCCGCGTCGAGGTcagcggcggcgacgag ATTCCTTTGCTTGATGGATCAGCGCAAGAGTGGGTAGAGGCAATACAAAGCGCAGGTTTGTGTGCCGCTGAGGATTCCAGCGGGCAAAAGTTGGAGAAACTGTCCCCCGAAATTCATGAGCCTGCTTACTTGCAGAGAGATGATTGCTTTGTAGCTGCATTCCCTAGCTCGCAAATCCACATCACCTATGGAATTGATTTCCCAAAG GTGCCAGCGATTGGGTGTCAATGGTTTTCCACTTTCCTGGATGCTAATATATACTCGAGCAAGATTGCCCCTGCAAGAACCTTCTGTATATTTGAAGAG GCTGAAAAAATGCGTGGTGCTGGGCTCATCAAAGGAGGATCAGTAGAAAATGCTATGGTTTGCAG CATCTCCGATGGCTGGCTAAATCCACCACTGCGGTTCAAGGATGAACCTTGCCGCCACAAGATTTTAGATCTTATAGGTGACTTCTCATTACTTGCGCAGAATGGTAATCAAGGCTTTCCAATCGCTCATATAGTTGCCTATAAG GCCGGTCATGCCCTGCACACAAATTTTCTGAGCCGTCTATTGGGGAAGATAACTGTGGACCAAGAAAAGCTTGATGGCAAATGCTGA
- the LOC133916614 gene encoding nuclear pore complex protein NUP155: MAWGEDEAIGPDVASAGLHVSERIGRDAAAQPDLEEALEASRYASHPYSSHPKEWPPLVEVAETRQLPPMLIERYNAAAGEGTALCGIFSDIHRAWATVDNSFFVWRFDKWDGQCQEYNVDEQAICAVGLARAKPGIFVEAIQYLLVLATPVELVLVGVCCSASADGTDPYAELSLQPLPEYMIATDGVTMACITCTDKGQIFLAGRDGHIYELQYTTGSGWRKRCRKVCLTTGIGSLLSRWVLPNAFKFSTVDPIIDMVIDEERNTIYARTEGMKLQLFDLGASGDGPLTKITEEKNIVDPRDAPYGGRRPNAPRAARSPKPSIVCITPLSAMESKWLHAVAVLSDGKRLFLSTSGGSGSSVGLNSGLQRPTCLKIVATRPSPPLGVGGGLTFGAVSAAGRAQPEDLALKVESAFYSAGALIMSDSSATAMSSLLAVQKDSAAQLSLPSTFGTASRSSRALRETVSALPVEGRMLCASDVFPLPDAAFIIQSLYADVECFAGFRKPSEKASIKLRAKGDLPTQHILPRRRVVVFNTMGLMEVVFNRPVDILRKLFDGNTLRSQIEEFFNRFGAGEAAAMCLMLAAKLLYAEDSLISSAVSEKAAEAFEDPGLVGMPQIDGTTALSNTRTQAGGFSMGQVVQEAEPLFSGAYEGLCLCSSRLLYPIWEFPIMVIRGPAGNKEREDGVVVCRLSTGAMKVLESKIRSLETFLRSRRNKRRGLYGYVAGLGDSGSILYKTGPIIGSGGRSNGRSPYSSQIRDMNPADQSASNKKPRLLYTSAELAAMEVRAMECLRRLLRRSGEALVLLQHICQHNVARLAQTLGNDLRKKLIQLTFHQLVCSEDGDQLAMRLISALMEYYIGPEGRGTVDEISTKLREGCPSYFNESDYKYYLAVECLERASMTNNHDERDILARDAFNLLTKTPDSADLSAICKRFENLRFYEAVVRLPLQKAQALDSNADVINGQIDPRHHDTIMLQREQCYEIVMNALRTLKGVGQSGIQGADKSSGLATAVDPASRSKYIKQIIQLSVQWPDTVFHEHLYRTLIELGLENELLEYGGSDLVSFLQSAGRKHHEEVRAVSSVTSEATKLHDLGAPISTSQTKYLELLAKYYVLKGEHIAAARMLLILAERQCSNSEEAPTLDQRYQYLSNAVLQAKSAGITADSSRNPIDSSTVDLLEGKLAVIRFQMQIKQELELMASRLENLPSSSESPSDPFPRGNILADAETAKSAKDKAKELSLNLKSITQLYNDYAVPFNLWEVCLEMLSFANYSGDADSKIVREIWARLLDQALTRGGVAEACSVVKRVGSKLDPADGACLPLDIICLHLEKAALDRLSSGEELVGDEDVARALLGACKGLPEPVLAVYDQLLSNGAIIPSLNLKLRLLRSVLAILREWGMSVIAHRLGTTSAGASFFFDGTFSLNQTGASNQGVRDRIISLANRYMTEVRRLNLPQNQTENVYRSFRELEEKLLSPY, translated from the exons ATGGCGTGGGGGGAGGACGAGGCCATCGGCCCCGACGTTGCCTCGGCGGGGCTGCACGTCTCGGAGCGGATCGGCCGCGACGCCGCCGCGCAGCCGGACCTGGAGGAGGCCCTCGAGGCCTCGCGCTACGCGTCCCACCCCTACTCCTCGCACCCCAAGGAG TGGCCTCCTTTGGTGGAAGTTGCAGAAACTCGGCAGCTCCCTCCTATGTTGATTGAAAGATATAACGCGGCGGCCGGTGAAGGAACAGCCCTTTGTGGAATATTTTCTGACATACACCGGGCCTGGGCAACAGTTGACAATTCATTTTTTGTTTGGCGCTTCGATAAGTG GGATGGGCAGTGTCAAGAGTATAATGTGGATGAGCAAGCAATTTGCGCTGTTGGCCTTGCTAGGGCAAAGCCTGGGATTTTTGTTGAAGCCATTCAATACCTTTTAGTTTTAGCAACTCCTGTTGAG CTCGTACTTGTTGGAGTCTGTTGTTCTGCTAGTGCTGATGGAACGGATCCATATGCTGAGCTCTCCTTACAACCTTTACCTGAGTACATGATTGCCACTGATGGTGTCACAATGGCATGCATCACATGCACGGATAAGGGCCAAATTTTCCTAGCCGGACGTGATGGGCATATATACGAATTACAGTATACAACTGGTTCAGGCTGGCGTAAGCGCTGCCGTAAAGTTTGTCTTACCACTGGTATTGGCAGCCTTCTGTCCAG GTGGGTCCTGCCAAATGCATTCAAATTCTCCACTGTTGATCCTATTATTGATATGGTTATTGATGAGGAGAGGAACACTATCTATGCACGCACAGAAGGCATGAAATTGCAGCTATTTGATTTAGGAGCTAGCGGTGATGGTCCTTTGACAAAAATTACTGAAGAAAAGAACATTGTTGATCCACGGGATGCACCTTATGGTGGTCGGAGGCCTAATGCACCAAGAGCTGCACGATCACCAAAACCATCAATTGTTTGCATCACACCTCTGTCGGCTATGGAATCGAAATGGCTCCATGCTGTTGCTGTTTTATCGGATGGAAAGAGATTGTTCCTTTCTACATCAGGTGGAAGTGGTTCTTCAGTTGGACTGAACAGTGGTTTGCAGAGGCCAACATGTTTAAAAATTGTTGCTACTAGGCCTTCCCCACCTTTGGGTGTTGGTGGTGGACTCACATTTGGAGCTGTTTCTGCTGCTGGCAGAGCTCAGCCTGAGGATCTAGCTTTAAAAGTTGAGTCTGCTTTCTATTCTGCTGGTGCTCTTATAATGTCAGATTCATCTGCTACAGCTATGTCCTCTCTTCTGGCTGTGCAGAAAGATTCAGCTGCGCAGTTATCCCTTCCCAGTACCTTTGGAACAGCTTCTAGAAGCTCTCGAGCTCTGCGAGAAACAGTCTCTGCTTTGCCTGTTGAGGGTCGGATGCTTTGTGCGTCCGATGTCTTCCCACTTCCAGATGCTGCTTTTATCATACAGTCTTTGTATGCTGATGTGGAATGCTTCGCAGGTTTCAGAAAACCTTCTGAGAAGGCATCTATAAAACTGCGGGCTAAAGGAGATCTTCCTACCCAGCATATCTTACCTCGAAGGAGGGTTGTTGTATTCAATACAATGGGTTTGATGGAGGTAGTTTTTAACAGGCCTGTTGATATTCTAAGAAAATTGTTTGATGGGAACACCTTGAGATCACAAATCGAAGAATTCTTTAACCGCTTTGGTGCTGGAGAGGCTGCAGCAATGTGCTTAATGCTAGCTGCGAAGCTACTTTATGCAGAAGATAGTCTAATAAGCAGTGCTGTTTCTGAGAAAGCTGCTGAGGCATTTGAGGACCCTGGACTTGTTGGGATGCCTCAAATTGATGGCACTACTGCTTTATCTAATACTCGAACTCAGGCTGGAGGCTTCAGTATGGGGCAAGTTGTTCAAGAAGCAGAACCTTTGTTTTCTGGTGCATATGAAGGGCTTTGTTTGTGCTCATCAAGACTACTCTATCCCATATGGGAGTTTCCTATTATGGTGATTCGAGGACCGGCAGGTAATAAGGAACGCGAGGATGGTGTGGTTGTTTGCAGGCTGTCAACTGGGGCCATGAAAGTTCTTGAGAGCAAAATTCGTTCACTGGAAACATTTTTAAGGTCCAGAAGAAACAAGAGAAGAGGGCTCTATGGTTATGTTGCTGGCCTGGGAGATTCTGGTTCCATACTATACAAAACAGGGCCTATTATTGGTTCTGGGGGGCGTAGCAATGGAAGGAGTCCGTACAGTTCTCAAATTCGAGATATGAACCCAGCAGATCAATCTGCATCAAATAAAAAGCCAAGGTTGCTTTATACATCAGCAGAACTAGCTGCTATGGAG GTGAGGGCAATGGAGTGTCTTAGGCGGTTGCTTAGGAGATCTGGCGAAGCACTCGTTCTGCTTCAACATATTTGCCAGCATAATGTTGCTCGCTTGGCTCAGACATTGGGTAATGATTTGCGCAAAAAATTAATTCAATTAACATTTCATCAATTGGTATGTTCGGAGGATGGTGACCAACTTGCAATGCGTCTTATTTCTGCACTTATGGAG TACTATATTGGCCCAGAGGGCAGAGGAACTGTTGATGAGATCAGTACTAAACTGAGGGAGGGTTGCCCTAGTTACTTCAATGAGTCAGACTACAAATATTACTTAGCAGTGGAATGCCTTGAGAGAGCATCTATGACTAATAACCATGATGAGAGAGATATTCTTGCTAGAGATGCTTTCAACCTCTTGACTAAAACTCCAGACTCTGCTGATTTGAGTGCCATATGCAAGAGATTTGAGAATCTAAG ATTTTATGAGGCTGTAGTTCGATTGCCTCTACAGAAAGCTCAAGCACTTGACTCCAATGCTGATGTTATCAATGGGCAAATTGATCCAAGGCATCATGATACCATAATGTTGCAGCGTGAACAGTGCTATGAGATAGTTATGAATGCTCTGCGCACCCTCAAGGGTGTTGGGCAAAGTGGGATACAAGGTGCAGACAAGTCGTCTGGTTTAGCAACTGCTGTTGATCCAGCTTCTCGAAGCAAGTATATTAAACAGATCATTCAACTTAGTGTCCAATGGCCGGACACAGTTTTTCACGAGCATCTATACAGGACACTTATCGAGCTTGGTCTGGAAAATGAACTTTTGGAGTATGGTGGTTCTGATTTGGTTTCTTTTCTGCAGAGTGCTGGTCGTAAGCACCACGAAGAG GTTCGGGCAGTTTCTTCAGTTACATCAGAAGCCACTAAGCTGCATGATTTAGGTGCACCTATCTCGACTAGTCAAACAAAATATCTTGAGCTCCTAGCCAAGTATTATGTTCTCAAGGGGGAGCATATTGCTGCTGCCAGGATGTTGTTAATATTGGCGGAGAGACAGTGCTCCAATTCTGAAGAAGCCCCTACTCTTGACCAGAG GTATCAATATCTGAGCAATGCAGTGCTTCAGGCCAAAAGTGCAGGCATCACTGCTGATTCCTCTAGAAATCCTATTGATAGTAGCACAGTGGATTTGCTTGAAGGCAAACTTGCTGTAATTCGGTTCCAAATGCAAATCAAACAAGAATTGGAGCTCATGGCTTCACGGCTTGAAAATCTTCCTAGCAGTTCTGAATCACCAAGTGATCCGTTCCCTCGTGGCAACATTCTTGCTGATGCAGAGACTGCTAAGTCTGCTAAGGATAAGGCAAAAGAGCTTTCATTGAATCTCAAGAGTATCACTCAACTATATAATGATTATGCTGTTCCGTTTAATCTCTGGGAG GTTTGCCTGGAAATGCTGAGCTTTGCAAATTACTCTGGAGATGCTGATAGCAAAATTGTTCGAGAAATTTGGGCCAGACTCCTTGACCAGGCACTTACCAGAGGTGGTGTTGCAGAAGCGTGTTCTGTGGTGAAAAGAGTAGGCTCGAAACTTGATCCTGCAGATGGAGCTTGTTTACCTTTGGATATAATATGCCTACATCTTGAGAAGGCTGCTTTG GATAGATTAAGTTCAGGAGAAGAATTAGTTGGCGACGAGGATGTTGCAAGAGCTCTTCTTGGTGCCTGTAAAGGTCTTCCTGAACCTGTACTCGCTGTGTATGATCAACTGTTGTCTAATGGAGCAATCATTCCCTCACTAAATCTGAAGCTGCGCCTTCTGAGATCAGTTCTTGCAATCCTCCGCGAGTGGGGGATGTCTGTCATTGCACATAGACTTGGCACCACAAGTGCCGGGGCTTCATTCTTTTTTGATGGAACATTTTCGCTGAATCAAACAGGGGCTTCAAATCAAGGCGTTCGAGATAGAATAATTAGTTTGGCAAACAG GTATATGACTGAGGTCAGGCGATTAAACCTTCCACAGAACCAAACTGAGAATGTCTACCGTAGTTTCCGAGAACTAGAGGAGAAATTATTATCTCCTTATTAG